The genomic DNA CTTgggcggcagctggcggACCGCGATCCTCTCCAGCTCGATGCCATCCATTTCGTTCAACCAGCTGTACACCCTCATGTCGatgagcagcgccggcgtggccgcGAGGATGCGGTCCCCGCGGTGCAGCGTCGtgttggcgatgccgcccttgccgcggcCGGGGAGCTCCCGCACCTCaaagggcggcgccgccagctcgccggcctgcgtCAGCGTGTCCCACTGGGCAAAGGCGGTGAGGTTGTGGATGTTGGAGGCGATCCTGGGAGAGGTGACGATGGAGATTCCGCGTCCGTTGGCGAAGGCGTGCGACGTGAAGACGCAGAGCGGCGTCTTGAGGCCGGCGGGCATGATGCAAAGGGGCTTGAACgtccacggcgacgtcgcgggccCGTCGAGAATCTCAAGTTCGCGTATGACGGGCGGCAGACAGCCGACGACCCGGAGGGGAGTGTTGACGCAGACATCTCCTCTGGGGACGTTGGTGAGCCAGCCTGCGGATGCCTTCACCACAACGCCGGCGGACAGCAGGGAgcccacgacggcaacgCGTACGAACCACATGGCTGGCCAACAAGTATTGAGTTAATGGCAACAGCCCCTCGCGACCAAGATGCCTCAACTGACAAGGTGTAaaaaggagggaggggggtggaggggggtGATATCCGGCGCGCTCTTCTTCGCTGTCAGGACAATCACCCGCGATGATATATACTACCGGGGTGCCGGACGTGGCTCTAgctcttgcttgcttgcctcaTCGTGGACCACAGCGATAAGACGAGACTACGGTGGAGGGGCAGGCGCGGACAAACGACGAGTCTGACGTTGACGTTGGCCCTGCCGTGTCGTGTCGACCTCGCCCCGTTGCACGCTCGGTTTTGTCCTCCGTTTCAGCGCATGCCGGGCAACCACCAGCGCACGCACTGAGCGGCCCAGCGTCCGCGGCACGGCAACTGTGACGAAGCGTCGTCAAGGCAGGCGCGTACGAAACCGGTCAATCGGCGAGCTGATGTATGTAGTGTCGGCCGCTCATCAACATGAACCCTaggccggccagggcggcgtgtgtgtgtgtgtgcaccAGCCGTAgaggctctcgtcgtcgccctcaacGTGTCCctcggccccgtcggcgTGTTCTCAAACGGGCCGTTCCAGTTTTGCAGACACACACTCTCCTATATTTGCGCGTGGTCAGTGCATCGCGCCAGACCCGACTGATGGTGTGGCGTCAATACCAGAAGCGCCCCGGCGGGCTGGAAGCCGCCCCGCGAGCATGAAGGGCTTCTGGAAAAGAGTGAAGATCGTTGGCCCGACCGGTGGCGTTTTGTCTCCCCGGGCCACTGCCGAGGGGAGACAATTACGTACTCAGGGGAGGGCGGACAGACTCCATGCCGAAGTCGCCGTGAGCACGGTATTACGGCATCATATGAGGTAATAGGAATAGTCATGCTGTGGAAAAGCTATGTATGACCGCGACTCTCCCGAAGTCGCCACGTCGCAAGTATGGGGTCGACGAAACGAGATGCCTTTACGTTGAGCAGGATATGCGATGGCGTGTGGGTGGTGGCTTCAATCGTGATTTAGCTTGCGTGTCTATCAAGGCAACGTGGATGACATGGCACTCACCTCTGACTGTAAGCCCTAGATCTTCATGTCCACCTGCATTAATAATCGAATACTGTATGGATCATGGTTTCATGTTACGAAGGAGCACTGCGCAAGCACCAGCAAAATACACAAGGTCCTACATGAAAGAGTTACAACTGAGTTCCGGCCAAATCGGTTTCTTGACCAGACGAGGAAAATAGTATATGTTGTCAGTTTATTTGATCACCAGATAGGCGCCGATGGAATTGAGAAACTGCATTGCAAACATAGAGCCACTACATGTAGACTGCGAAAGAAAAAGGCCAACTCTGAACGTGAAGCCACTTTGAACAAAATCTATAACGACAGAATCTATCTATGGCTCGAGCAGCAACCATGAGCATTCCGGAGACCAGTAAAAAATCTGAGGAAGCAGGCCCGGGGTCCGTCTGATCTACCGCCAGGGTGTCCGACTTGCCACGACTTGACGAATACCATGGCCGCCTCCCGAAACCCCGCCCCCCGAAGCCGACAGCATCTTGCACTTATCCCATCTATAAGCCAAAAGAACCGAAAAAGCATTTTCCACCTCATCAAAAAATTCCCATTTCAGGAAGCCCTGGAGTGGCAGGGGGGCCAAGCCGCACACagtcggcccgccgcgcagaGGCACACCCAGAGATCTATGACTTGTAAATCTCAAAAGGCCGGGAGGCGCCAGCGACCTACTGGgtcttgccggcgccggtcTTGCTACCGGCCTGGGTAGTAGCACCACCATGCTGCTGAGCGCCGCCCTGGGTCTGAGCcttgttggcgccgccctgctgcgcgtggttgccagcgccgcccttgttggcggcggcgttgtggGCAGCGCCCTTCTTGGGGGCCGGGCAAGACTTGGCACCGCCCGAGGCGGTCGCCTTccggccggtggtggtgcccgaggggtgggcgccggcggccttgccaGTGGTAGTACCAGAGCCGGgagtgccggcgccgccggtggtggtcgagctgccgccaggaggaggggcgcgcTTCTCAGCGGCGATGTGGCGGGCAATGAGCTCGGcaatgtcgtcgccgtgagGCTGGCGCTCCTCGATGGTGGAGCGCTTTTCGGCCGGGATggacgcggccatggcgccggtgacggcagcgatgatgatggcggcggagaaCTTCATTTTGATGGTTGTTTGTTTAACAAAGGGGGCTTGACTGCGAAGAGCAAGGAAGTGTTTTGGAGCTGTCGAAAGAGGAGAGAAGAGTGGTGAAGAGAGTAGTAGTTGTTGATTGTTGATCTGAGTTGCTGGTGAGTGATTGGATCCCAAGACGAGAGGCCAAGACGGTTGTCTTTATACCCTTTTGCCGTCGGGGGGGAAGGGCTCATGCGGTCTGGTCCTGGCTCGAAAAGAACATGGGCGAAGAAAACCAGCGTGCCCACGTTTGCCATTCATCTCCCTCCGTGCCTCCTGGCGTGCGCCTGCCCGCAGCAGTCTCACATCACGAAAGCCTTGACGTAACGGTGGCTGTTCAACGTAAGACGCACAACGCTTCTGGAATGGCCGCGAGGAGAATCGTTGAGCGTAGCCTGGCTTGTGATTGCAACTTGGGCCATATGCCTCCTACGTCGCGCAAAAGCGCATCAATGGGCCCTCTCCCTCCACATCCCCTTGCTGACTTGACGCCCATCTAATTCGGGGGGGTTTTACTTCACATCATTACTCATTACACGAGGACCACCACGCCGCAATGGCACAAGCCGGGTTGGGTTTCGAACCGGAgcttgctgctggtcctGCCACGGCAGCATTACGTAGGAGGGTTAGTTTCGGCTTGTGGCACACAGACCTTGCCGCGATACCGAGAGTGCCCCAGCCAGTCTTGCCAATCccgcgcacacgcacgcgctatgtccgacgacgacgcccggaCTGCTTCAGCTGGCATAACGTGCGAGTTTTGACAACCaattatcatcatcatggtgCACGGGCCGGAATATTCTTCAGCACTGGCCGTTGGTGGGATCCGACGCGGGGGCACATGCACTTTACTATGTGTGCTGGCGATGGCCTGTTGACAATGTGAGAAGCGGGCCGTAGGAGTTTTGGGATCCCGTTATAGAGTAGAAACGCATGTCTGCGTCCGAGGACACGTCTTGAGAGTTGTCGGTGGAGTACATACATGTAGGGCGAGCGACTGGAGACTAGAGATGGAGTGTCCCTCACGTGTAAACTGAACAGGGGGGACCAAGATAGTTGATATGACATCAAAGTGCCTTGGAATTCGGCATTCGGGCCCATATCGCAGCTGAGCGGAAGTAACGGCCTCAGGCGCATTGATACTCTGCCGAAAGTGCCGCGTGATAAGTTAATCGACGCCTGCAGTCTGCAGTCCAGTCTCGAGCCGgggcctcgcggcgggcagTGTGGTAGAAACGTCTTGTCGCATTACGTCTTCAGTTTCGATTTACAAATGCATGTCATCATCGAATGCCCGAATGACACATGGAAATTGAAGATAGCGTCAAAGCTCAGGACGCTTCTTTGTCTCCAACATCGTCAGGGTTGGAGACTAGCAACGTTGAGCCGGGCCAACATACAGTCAACAAGACATACGAAACCTGCATGTCCGTGGTGGGGTGCAACCACCAGTTAATCTTGGTCGTCATGTCAGAGGAATGGAAGGGCCCCCAAGCAGATGGTGGGGATAACCTAAGATTTGACTCACAGTCTGATATCGATGCCGGCCCGAATCCAGGACGGGCCTCGTGTTCCCTCCGTTCAATGTGAGATTAGTTCTCTTGACACGTGCGTCTCTCATGGTATTTGCTGCCATGAAAAGGCTTATGCCTGGCCTCAAGCGCGCAATGTGAACCTGGCGCATGGAAGGTTCGAAATCTCATGTGGTAATATCTCTTTCAGGCAATGCCGATAACATGTATTGTGCATTATGTGAAGTCATATCAGACCGATACGGCGCACGGGGCGCGCCCATTTCTCAACCCTCGGTTCCAGTCGTATAGGTTGAGTTCACAGCCCTGCGGATTATCTAGGTGCGTGCTTTACTTCAAAGGTTTTCGTCTCCGCAACATAGAATAATATAGTATGACAGCAGCGAAAGCACTTATTAATTTTAGTAAAGTGATTCATTCAAGACCCATCCCAGTCTTCAACGTCAATGGTCCTTAAATGGCTATCATTTAGCAAGCTTTGGGCAGGGCTGACATCTGATTTCATGTTGTCGCAAAGGGCGATTTCATACGAGACATCTTTGCCAAAGCATAACGTATAATGTGTCTTTTGAAACAGAAAGAGGTGGGTAAGTCAAGGTCTCTATCGAGGCCACATTTCCATATGTGTCAACAACTGAATACCGACTGTCGTTCTCTGATTAGTGCTGACAAACACGTTGCAAGGTCGTTACCAATGTGAGGATCACTCCAGTCAGTCACGCCACCAGACATTGATGCATCGACACGAGCAACAACCAAGTCAGTCTTTCATCCCAAGCTACCCACGCTCATGTACACCCTTAGTCCCCCTGGCCCCTTTGTCTGTTCCGTCATTCTAATGCTTTCCCTCCCGTTTTAGAGTCCCACCCGCAGATCACAGAACCGCAGATCGCCGGACCgcttccatccatcatggccgtgtGGCCGCCCCAACTCTGCCTTACAACCGCCGCTTCTtcgcctccgtcgcctcAGCGATAGATCCGTCGTCCACCGTAGTTGTCGACGCAGGCCGTTTGCCAGACTCGGTTGCCCAGAGAGGCCTTGCGCGTCGTAGACCTGCGTGACGACCCGCAAACACCACGAAACCACCAGCACCGTTACAACCAGACGGCACGCCCTCGCTCTCAGCGAGTGActccccgtcggcgtcgttggccgaatcatcgtcgtcgcacggccacggcggagCCTCCCCGGCCAGAGTCTCGGAACCATTATCATGAAGGTTGtcggccatgccgtcgcgccaCTCCAGTATCGCCTCTTGCGTTTCGTACAGCTGAGGGAACAGTGTGGCAGTATCCCCCGCGTTGGCCATGCTGAGGTCGCTGACCGCCGAttcccgctgctgctgctgctcatcgtTGAGGGTCATCTCGTGCAGtccggccacggccagcgccatGTTGGCGTCAATCTCCGTCCCGCTCCAGTCAACTCTCGCCCCAAGAGTGATTATACCATGCTCCGAAGCGGGACATGTCATGTCTGCGTCGCCGATGCTGGGGTTGGTCAACACGCTGTAGCACATGGAAGCAGTAGCGTCCGTGTCCGtatcgtcgtggcggcgggcgcggcgggcgctggagtcgtcgcgctcgacgtCCATGGACTCGCCCGGCGGGTACACGGACGATGCGTACGCCGTGAAGACGTTTCGACCAGTCAACCCTGAAGTGTTGGGACAAAtgccctcctccatcatgAGCAGCGCGTCCCAGCTCCGCGCCGTATGCTCTCCATCATGTCCCCAAGTGGCCTCACCACTCCGTGTCTGCGAGCCGTTCAGGCACTCCATCTCCAGCCgcgcctctcctcctcctccctgaATATCCCCCATGATTTGATCGCTCAGCGGCGaaactgctgctgctgtcgcgccgccgccaccgccgttcGTGTCCATGAAAACCACGCCACCCTCCCAGGGATACCGGCTCTGCACCTCCCGCGCACTCCCATGCACGGTAACGGGCTCCATCATGCCccagcgcatcgccgccgcatcaccaccaccactacccaCCTCCTGCGTCAGGCC from Purpureocillium takamizusanense chromosome 4, complete sequence includes the following:
- a CDS encoding uncharacterized protein (SECRETED:SignalP(1-17~SECRETED:cutsite=AMA-AS~SECRETED:prob=0.7446)), with protein sequence MKFSAAIIIAAVTGAMAASIPAEKRSTIEERQPHGDDIAELIARHIAAEKRAPPPGGSSTTTGGAGTPGSGTTTGKAAGAHPSGTTTGRKATASGGAKSCPAPKKGAAHNAAANKGGAGNHAQQGGANKAQTQGGAQQHGGATTQAGSKTGAGKTQ